A single window of Drosophila suzukii chromosome 3, CBGP_Dsuzu_IsoJpt1.0, whole genome shotgun sequence DNA harbors:
- the Polr2F gene encoding DNA-directed RNA polymerases I, II, and III subunit RPABC2: protein MDDADYDNDDVGGDDFDDVDEDVDEDINQEEEADNIEIIASAGAGGGGVPKSKRITTKYMTKYERARVLGTRALQIAMCAPIMVELDGETDPLQIAMKELKQKKIPIIIRRYLPDHSYEDWSIDELIMVDN from the exons ATGGATGATGCAGACTACGATAACGACGA CGTTGGCGGCGACGACTTCGATGATGTTGACGAGGACGTGGACGAGGACATCAaccaggaggaggaggcggacAACATCGAGATCATAGCCTCCGCCGGAGCAGGGGGTGGAGGTGTCCCCAAGTCCAAGCGAATCACCACCAAGTACATGACCAAGTACGAGCGCGCCAGAGTTCTGGGCACTCGAGCCCTCCAGATCGCCATGTGCGCACCCATCATGGTCGAACTGGACGGGGAAACAGATCCCCTCCAGATCGCCATGAAGGAGCTCAAGCAGAAGAAGATCCCCATCATCATCCGTCGATACCTGCCAGATCACTCCTACGAGGACTGGAGCATCGACGAACTGATCATGGTGGACAACTAG
- the hd gene encoding protein downstream neighbor of son homolog: MSSEASLASKWTRPDDFIKLQRLKQKKNKLAARVSNNNNKRPGLQVDETDKSKLLEAKLAQKRKNPFAKSTDDAKKLRIDPEVPDLEPVVTASSCFVRETPTRPPPAKFALQKYDPQAFAKLFQQPQNNAEDEDDAELAARQKHTGHLPVDWSLKTRARFFCPTELPPIQLKTSQLASGLTSFVRCMDPQRTESTLDISDATRFNQCTYYWQHPHLPWLTLFPRTAKENVGVVVGERERKALAEEWDYSFRGLFQLLRARQCPYFYLCANTFTVLFRAAGVGGRAESHALVTPSTRGMRQALRQEGIEFSMPLKSEVNGNALDNSFPEESTSSSLGPENAVEAPPPAQEDEDDDEDWLESLGVDERELRRIQSSHARKQQAAEMREDFSDNSLLLIDGVECQGFFSYLLNAKSAISTVGRLAGVPPTLLSPVAFPKATMQHLVPRSKKVRLDGVDYFSVDIKGLILPTFLPSVAELLCETRQMFSSTLASSINTLAFSKATQKLLESPETPPPDGEGEDAAGQVFGEQNLSECGLLPGVVGSICRTGQHAVGLLERVCYQRGEGYAWS; encoded by the exons ATGTCCAGCGAAGCGAGTCTGGCTTCCAAATGGACGCGACCTGATGAT TTCATAAAGCTGCAGCGGCTCAAGCAAAAGAAGAACAAATTGGCCGCACGTGTgagcaacaataacaataagcGACCGGGACTCCAGGTGGATGAGACTGATAAAAGCAAACTGCTAGAGGCCAAACTGGCCCAAAAGCGAAAGAACCCATTTGCCAA ATCCACCGACGATGCCAAGAAGCTGCGAATCGATCCCGAAGTGCCGGACCTTGAACCGGTGGTCACCGCCTCCTCCTGCTTTGTGCGAGAAACCCCCACGCGACCACCGCCCGCCAAGTTCGCCCTCCAAAAATATGATCCTCAAGCCTTTGCAAAGCTCTTCCAGCAGCCCCAAAACAACgccgaggacgaggacgatgCGGAGTTGGCCGCTCGTCAGAAGCACACTGGCCACCTGCCAGTGGACTGGTCCCTGAAGACACGAGCCCGCTTCTTTTGTCCCACGGAGCTGCCACCCATCCAGCTGAAGACCTCGCAGCTGGCCAGCGGACTCACCAGCTTCGTGCGCTGCATGGATCCGCAGCGGACGGAGAGCACGCTGGACATCTCGGACGCCACGCGTTTTAACCAGTGCACCTACTACTGGCAGCATCCCCATCTGCCCTGGCTGACCCTCTTTCCGCGCACTGCCAAGGAGAACGTCGGCGTGGTGGTGGGCGAACGGGAGCGAAAGGCTCTGGCTGAGGAGTGGGACTACAGCTTCCGGGGACTGTTCCAGTTGCTGCGGGCTCGCCAGTGCCCGTACTTCTACCTGTGTGCCAACACCTTTACAGTGCTCTTTCGGGCTGCCGGAGTGGGCGGTCGGGCGGAGAGCCACGCCCTGGTCACTCCATCGACGCGGGGAATGCGACAGGCTCTCCGGCAGGAGGGGATCGAGTTCAGCATGCCCCTGAAAAGTGAGGTCAACGGAAACGCACTGGACAACAGCTTCCCCGAGGAAAGCACTAGCAGCTCCTTGGGGCCAGAGAACGCTGTTGAGGCACCCCCACCTGCCCAGGAAGATGAGGATGACGACGAGGACTGGCTGGAGAGTTTGGGCGTGGATGAACGCGAATTGCGACGCATCCAATCCTCGCACGCCAGGAAACAGCAGGCTGCCGAGATGCGAGAGGATTTCAGCGACAACTCTCTGCTCCTCATTGATGGTGTGGAGTGCCAGGGATTTTTTAGTTATCTTTTAAATGCCAAGAGTGCCATTAGCACAGTGGGCCGCCTCGCTGGAGTGCCTCCCACTCTGTTGTCGCCGGTGGCCTTTCCCAAGGCCACCATGCAGCATTTAGTTCCGCGGTCCAAGAAAGTCCGCCTAGACGGCGTCGACTACTTCAGCGTGGACATAAAGGGCCTGATCCTGCCCACATTCCTGCCAAGTGTGGCGGAGTTGCTATGCGAGACGCGCCAGATGTTCAGCTCCACGTTGGCCAGCAGCATCAACACACTGGCCTTCAGCAAGGCCACCCAAAAGCTGCTCGAGAGTCCGGAGACGCCTCCGCCGGATGGAGAAGGAGAGGATGCCGCCGGGCAGGTCTTTGGCGAGCAGAATCTATCGGAGTGCGGCCTGCTGCCAGGAGTGGTGGGTTCCATTTGCCGCACTGGCCAACATGCTGTTGGCCTTCTGGAGCGTGTTTGCTACCAAAGAGGCGAAGGATATGCATGGAGTTAA
- the LOC108016250 gene encoding transcription factor Ouib, protein MNIAQVCRVCANQIKDRKRERNVFKYLRGKLLLQLKMITGVELTRNQGLPEFICERCFSELDLATKFRERCIFSQKYLLDIRNKSQDPSIVYIDEGPEPLDEQLIDADQLEAQDDEQFLVYEEMVEDGEDMDEFPPDDDPEASVMAAAEAAHQADIQEQQLERAAKRRRNFFICDECGQLFNDEYVYNEHLDGHQDRREMKQFFPCPECPKTYTKKALLKQHRAQVHTGQRQFRCSICNDVFSSLGAKLRHEKAHQNERPYPCLECGRIFSSVSGLQAHCSTHLEENRKFRCEPCNKDFIARKDLLEHTKTKPHKRLAQHMQDEIEYIFDS, encoded by the exons aTGAACATCGCTCAGGTCTGCCGAGTATGCGCCAACCAAATCAAGGACCGGAAGCGCGAGCGCAACGTATTTAAGTACTTGCGCGGAAAGTTGCTGTTGCAACTGAAGATGATTACTGGAGTGGAG CTGACAAGGAACCAGGGTCTCCCGGAGTTCATCTGCGAGCGCTGCTTTTCCGAGCTGGACTTGGCCACCAAGTTCCGCGAGCGCTGCATCTTCTCGCAGAAGTATCTGCTGGACATCAGGAATAAAAGCCAGGACCCGAGCATAGTTTACATAGATGAAGGTCCCGAGCCGCTGGATGAGCAGTTGATCGATGCGGATCAGTTGGAAGCGCAGGACGACGAGCAGTTCTTGGTCTATGAGGAAATGGTAGAGGATGGAGAAGATATGGACGAATTTCCACCGGATGACGATCCCGAGGCATCGGTGATGGCGGCCGCAGAAGCGGCGCACCAGGCGGATATCCAGGAGCAGCAATTGGAACGGGCCGCCAAACGTCGCAGAAACTTCTTTATCTGCGACGAGTGTGGGCAACTGTTCAACGACGAGTACGTCTACAATGAGCACCTGGACGGACACCAGGATCGCAGGGAGATGAAGCAGTTCTTTCCATGCCCGGAGTGCCCGAAAACCTACACCAAGAAGGCTCTTTTGAAGCAGCACCGTGCCCAGGTCCACACTGGCCAGCGCCAGTTCCGATGTTCCATCTGTAACGATGTGTTCTCGTCTCTGGGAGCCAAGCTGCGTCACGAAAA GGCCCATCAGAACGAACGACCTTATCCATGCTTGGAATGCGGAAGGATTTTCAGCAGCGTCTCAGGTTTGCAGGCCCACTGTTCGACCCACCTAGAGGAGAACCGGAAGTTCAG GTGTGAGCCCTGCAATAAGGATTTTATAGCTCGAAAGGACCTGCTGGAACATACGAAAACCAAACCGCACAAGCGATTGGCTCAACATATGCAGGATGAAATTGAATATATCTTTGACAGTTAA
- the 7B2 gene encoding neuroendocrine protein 7B2, producing MFSRTQCAHVMVGVLLVLSSGYQVESYGSKDILADALLTDLLNRMDNDMQVGYYDVDNEAAAGPKDNVDLVSRSEYARLCDGGSDCILPSGAGSNPSLRDHEFMQHSSLWGHQFISGGMGEGPNRYPTIVKNDAGLPAYCNPPNPCPEGYDMATQGGSCIVDFENTAIFSREFQAAQDCTCDNEHMFDCSDQDSADTGSEKSDLNSAVEQYILQMGQENSLNNVNSLVKKAGYPAMPDPRMDAAIMNPFLQGDRLPIAAKKGNLLFH from the exons ATGTTTTCCCGTACGCAGT GTGCTCACGTCATGGTTGGGGTGCTGCTGGTCCTTTCAAGTGGCTATCAGGTGGAGTCCTATGGCTCTAAGGATATTTTGGCAGATGCTTTGCTGACGGATCTGCTCAATCGTATGGACAATGATATGCAGGTGGGCTATTACGACGTAGACAACGAGGCAGCCGCTGGCCCCAAGGATAATGTTGACCTGGTCTCTCGATCGGAGTACGCCAGGTTGTGTGATGGCGGAAGCGACTGCATCCTGCCATCGGGAGCAGGTTCCAATCCTTCGTTAAGGGACCACGAGTTCATGCAGCATAGCTCGCTGTGGGGTCACCAATTCATCTCTGGAGGAATGGGAGAGGGTCCCAATAGGTATCCAACCATAGTGAAGAACGATGCTGGCCTGCCAGCGTACTGCAACCCCCCTAATCCGTGTCCTGAGGGTTACGACATGGCGACCCAAGGAGGCAGCTGCATTGTGGATTTTGAGAATACGGCCATCTTCAGCCGGGAATTCCAAGCTGCTCAGGACTGCACCTGCGACAACGAGCATATGTTTGACTGCTCGGATCAGGATAGTGCGGATACCGGATCGGAGAAGAGTGACTTGAACTCCGCTGTGGAGCAGTACATCCTTCAGATGGGCCAGGAGAACAGCCTCAACAATGTGAACAGCCTGGTAAAGAAGGCAGGGTATCCAGCAATGCCCGATCCGCGTATGGATGCCGCGATCATGAATCCGTTCCTCCAGGGCGATCGCCTTCCCATCGCCGCCAAGAAGGGCAACCTGCTCTTCCACTAA